The following nucleotide sequence is from Pagrus major chromosome 13, Pma_NU_1.0.
CTTCACCTGGAGGCCTCTGTCCATGTGTGGGACACACAAGTGAGACATACTGAGACAGTTtgaaactgtttaaatgtgttgacaTGTTGAGTCTGTGGTGCGTTTAAAATGTCCTCTTGAGGCAGAAACAGAGCCAATgtcatgacatcacttcctgtaaACTTCAACAGCATCCAGTTGTGTCAGTAGTGACAGAGTGCGCTGACTCAGTACGGCGTCATAAACACTtcaacagtgtttgtgtaattactcTCACTGCCagaagggggagacaaaagTTCTGCACTGCAGATTTAAAatctttgtttgcttttctttatctcAGCTATAGGTTGGTCCGGAGACCTGGTGAAAGGcggatggaggtggaggaggtggcgCCTCGTCTCAGGTATTGTGTTTGGGATCAGGTTGCCGTCGCCCTGCATGTGGACAGACAGGTACCTTCACTGCTCATTCTCCTCTTTACAGACAGGTTGCCGTCATGTGGATCTGCAAGTTCTGGTCCTGCATACTCTCTGGAAACATGTTTCATTCAGAGACCCTGCAGCTGTTCAgctcatcatcttcttcttctctttttctgttttaggtGCTGAACTTTGATTCTGCCCGACTGAGACAGAACCTCAAGTACTGCAGCAGAGCATATCCTTCAATTACACCTCATTACAAGTTTGATGACTTCCCAGACGCTGAACAGATAGTTCAGATATTGTGGCCCAACTGTCCCTCACGACTGGAGAGAGCTGAGCAGCCGGATACAGAACCAGGGACACAACATGATGGCACCTTTATGGAACATTAACTGGAGATACAGTTAATTGTACTGATCCAAACATTTATCACTTACAGGCAAatcacagatatgttaaaactttgttcagttcagttcagttcattatcttgaccgcttttccgtgagggtcgcggagatgttaccgctttatcccccctttcagggggttgcgggggccaaatccagttctcATAGTGCGGAGGCCGGGGTTtatccctggatgagtcgccagctcatcgcagggccctctgacggcagaggctgccacacaggGTGCCAACTGCAcgtcaggagcagttttggggttcagtatcttgctcaaggatacttcggcatgtagctcagttccgcccaggggagccggggttcgaaccagtctggtcactggtcacctgctctacccactgagctacagccgccccctttgtttctttctgttgtaaatttacatttatttatgttcatttttcaattttttgttGTGACAATAATGTGCTTACGTCTGGTTAGTTTGAGGACAAACACCACTCGGTTAAggttcagaaaacatcatgttttggcttaaaatgcctggTTCTGTtgtcacaaacacggctggaacATGTCCCTTCTCCTcacaaatatccagtggtttcacgtttacaaataataaaacaaacaaagtaaaatcaGCTGATGTTGATAAGATACATTTTAAGCACATAAGTTAAATGTaaccgtggtttgcagaaacgtacgaCGCTCCGTTTGTGGTGAGTTTTCTCCATTTGTTACATCTCCTTTAACACTGGTGTTATTAATGTGGCTGTTTTACTCATCATGTTGTTTGtctatttgttgttttatccTGTTTCTTCCTACTCGCTACAATCTTTAATTCTGAACCCTGTAAGGATGAAACTTGGACATCACAAGTGAAGGATGTTAAGAAGGGTTTTGCACTGTAAACTCGTACTTTCTCCAACATTTTGAATGGATTTGTGCCTCTCTCATCTAATACTTTGAGCTCTGTGAAGAAATGAATGGGTTAATCTGTGGTGAaggtttatttttctctgcacTTTGAATAAAATTGATGAAATGATTGATTGTTTgagtaaaattattttaaaaggaaatgtgCAAAAGGTCGCCTCAGATGAAAACTTGACACAACAGACTGCAGACGGCATCAGACACcacaacatttatatttttggaaataaatACCAGCAGACTGTTGTTGGAGAAACTCACTGTGTGAAGTGAGATTAGTcctcctgtgatgtcactcgAGTCAGCGTCTCGTTAGCGTCTGGTTATAATTGAAACACGTGTTGATGTGGAGTCAGACAGAAGTGATCTCACCacctctgcagctgctcctcatctctgctgcaggacaCATCAGCTGCTAACACACTGTAATCTGCCGCccagctgaaagagaaagagttgcattgtgggtaatgtagtcacCATTTGATCTTCTCCTCTTTTATCTGCTCTGATCTTAAAGCTCAACTGACAAAGACACTCGACTgatgtgcaaaactgacatgttttaataGCAACACCACATTTAACAAATAcaccagaagtaaaaaatgaaatggttCATATTTAACAAAGTATTTTATATGTAAAGTCTGAAGTATAAGCAGTGACTACAGCTTTGAAATGAATtgttcaaaacataaaaaccatTTATCAGTGCAGAAGGTGAAGATGTGAACTGggtgaccagcaggtggcagcatcATCATACAACTGATGTCTGACTTCAACATTAAAACCAGTTTGGATTTTGATCGTTTGTCTTGAATCAGtcacacaaactgctgcaaGCTCAGAGGACAACAGTGGTGGAAGGTAAAgtctgaggtatttgtactgtgttgtttaaattaatacataaatactCTCTGGATGGTCTTTGTTGtcttaaataaatacatttaagcaggaaacagactttATCAAGTCGTTTCAGGTGAGCTCCTGTCCTCTCTTTAGACACCTACAGAGTCTGACACAAACACTCTCCTGCTTTGTGAAACGGACCCCTGCTCCTTGTTCCTTGTTCAAAAATCAGAGCAGGACACAACACAAGGGAGGAAAGACACAACGATtgcctgctgctgttgttgtgactTCCTCTTTGCATGAGTCTCCATCCATGCGACTTGTTTTCATACAACCAAATAGATTTAATTTCAGTCTGTATTTGCATAAAGCAGAAAGTTTTGCTCGTGGGTATACATACATACTCACATCATATCCTGCCAATACAGCTCGctgactgaactgaaactgaatgCAGTCTTCTAGCCGCCTCTGGCTTTGTGAAAtttgcaacacatttttttatttcttatcatTTCTATATCTGTGTTGTTAGTCGTGCATTGTGTGCGGAGCCGGTTGTAAGTGTCGATCATATCAGAGAGCGCCGCTGTGTGACGATCGAGGAGATAAAAAagtttatttctttcttcttcttcatcttttctCACAACaccagtatttaaaaaaaaaaaaaaaatcttcaattGACCGAGTTTTACTACGTACAGTGAGTTGGATCAGTGTTTAATATAACGTTTGTTGTGTAAATCCTCACGTTAAAATATTTCAGCCAACTGTCACATCACGAcaacatgtttaatatttaatattacgATCGGGTGAAtgtttgacttttcattcaatATAACAAACATTCACAGTGTTTACACAAACAGGAACCCAAACAGAAGAAGCACTTTACCTTTATTgaataaagccataaaacaaataatatgtGTGTGAGGCCCTTTCATCGCTGCTtgaaaatgaattattattgttgtcattattgttattactgGTTATATGTAGACTACAGTTGTTTTACAGCTGTTAGTATTTCTAATATTCATACTTCATTTATTatagttgttgttattgttgtagcTTCTGTACATCTTCATGCTCGACAGACGACAGACATTCATTTAGCGGCTCAGCTCTCTCCAGTGGTGAGGAGACGTCGGGCCACAGTTTCCTGACTGACTCTGCAGCTTGTGGGAAGGTCTCAAATTCCCAAGACTTCACAATTGGAGCTTCTGCTTTGTCGCAGTACCTGAGGTTCTGTCTCAGTCGGGCAGAATCAAAGTTCAGcacctgaaacagaaaaagagacgATGGTGAGCAGCAATGGAGGAGTTTGGTTCACCAGTCTGTCCACTGGACAGAGCTCCAGGAGCAGAGGCTGCGTTAATGTTCATAACACATAAACTGAGCTGAGCTGCCTTCTAATAATGAAGCTTGTTAACATCATGAAGTCACGTTGGAAGTGGAACCTTTAAACAAAACCATCACTTTAAACAAAACCATCATCAACACAGACAAGCCGTCCTGTCTCAAATCAAGACCTGAGTCTTTAACCTCCATCAGTATCCTAATCTCTATAAAAAGTGAGAAGAATGAGCATGAAGGTACCTCTCTGTCCACATGCAGGGCGACGGCTACATTATCCCAAACATAATACTCAGGGTATGGCCCGACATCCCTCACTTCCATCTGCTGTTCATCAGGATTCAGGACCAACTCACAcctgagagaaaacagacacaaaggaAAGATCTGAACCTTTTGACTCAGTTCAGCTCTCCCTGCTGCGTTACTGCAGCTGTGGCAGCTGAAGAGAGTCAACCACAAATCGTATCCTCCAGGTCCCGGTCCTCCGTCCACAGACCTTCACAGGTGAAACACCTGGATGCAAAACAGCTGAACACCGAACACAAAGACTTGAGAGACGTCCTGTAAgaagttttacttttttagcTGTGTGACTGTATTTTTCTGCTAATCCAAGAGCATTTTAAAGTTTACTTATCTTAAAAAGTAGAATCTGAACCCATAAAGAATTAAAGATTGTAATCTTaaaggtaactagtaactaaagctgtcagacagatgtagtggagtaaactgtacaatgtttgtgtgtctgggaTGCAGctgagtagaagtataaagttggaCAGAATGTTAAtacaaaagtaaagtaaagtaaagtgaagtacttcagtacttaagtacagtgttTATTACCTGTGTGTCTTACACATGGCCTCAGGCCTCCAGATGAAGCAGCCGTCTCTGTAGGAGCAGACAGAGTTTGGGTCGTCAGTCAGCAGAGGACGGTCTGAGAActgctcctgattggctggactGTGCACCAGCACAACGtactccacttcctgtttgtacaGGATGGTCTCGTACACCCGCATGACGGGCTGAGCATCGGAGCAAAACTGGAACCATGAAAGAGGTTTTAGTGGAAGAGTCCTCACAAACACTTTCATCAAGGTCTCTGTGTCacgaacacaacacacagaccaCATCGCCTTCAttcactttaaaggggcactacgtagttttagagaagaaagttgtaatatttacaatattaatgaggtaacaatacaaacttTTGTCCATAAGTGAAccaacaagctgttctcatttcttcaacaaaactacagccTGCTCCTTTAAGTAATCTACTACCTGCTGGCTGTAGgcctccagcacctcctccaGGGGGAAGGTGAAGCGGTACGAGCCCAGCCTGGAGCGCTCTGAGAAGGCCGGGGAGGTGGCAAACTTCCCCAGGAAGCTCTGCTGCATCTGGACCTGCTCCTCCGTCCGGTCGGGGTAGGTCGTCTCCAGGAGCCTCCTCTCAGCTGATGTTATGTCATCAGGCCCCACAGCCAGACTCCACCACAGCAGAGAGCCTCCATGTGGGTTCCTGAAGCCGTCATCTCTCCAGATGCCACGTAATCCAACTCTGTCTGTGTCGTGTTTCAGATGAGACACATGAAACTCTGGTCGGGGACAGGCAGGAATATTTTCTTTGAAGAGGTATTTGCTTTTCAAACCCTTTGCTTTCTCTTTCAAATCCTTCAGCTTCAGGTGCAAACTCTCAAAAACACGTTCCTCATATCCTCTCCTGTTGAACAGTCTCTTCATGGTCAGAAGAGGAATCATTTAAaagtaataatttaataaattaaaacgACTAGAATACATTAAACGTCTTCTCTCTCGTCTGTCTTTGAGTGATCTCTGATCTCTTCAGGGAAATGAGTACTAACCACATCCCAGAGGTTTGTATCGGCCGTGGCTATAACACACGGTCTGAATGTGCTGTCAATGAGACCATGAGGAACAGTgcagtaaagaaagaaaagccaaCGGAAGAAGCTGATATGTGTAAGCTTTGACTCGCTGCTGTACTTCTCTTTTATCATGTGACGACTCACACTGCttattcaaacaataaatgGATGTGGTTTATCATGTTGTCACACACTCAGCTGTTTGAGATCAGACACTCCTCTAGAAAGCAGAGGACAGTGAGCAGAGTGTAAACTGCAGGAATGGACTTTTAATTTGCCTTTTTAACCAACATCTGACCATGAGGACACAAAGAAACAGGAGAGGCTATGATGAACATGTGTTTGAAAGTCGGCACTTGAAGCTGAATGACTTGCAAGAGGAGGCTCGAgacttgaaaaacaaatacctCCCAAATGACTTTGACAATGCCTGTCCCCGACCAGAGTTTCATCTGTCTCATCTGCAACAcgacacagacagagatggatTACGTGGCATCAGGAGGGATGACGGCTTCAAGAACACACGTGGAGGCTCTCTGGTGTGGTGGAGTCTGGCTGTGGGGCCTGATGACATAACATCAGCTGAGAGGAGGCTCCTGGAGACGACCTACCCCGACCGGACGGAGGAGCAGGTCCAGATGCAGCAGAGCTTCCTGGGGAAGTTTGCCACCTCCCCGGCCTTCTCAGAGCGCTCCAGGCTGGGCTCGTACCGCTTCACCTTCCCCCtggaggaggtgctggaggcCTACAGCCAGCAGGTAGGAGATTACTTAAAGGAGCAGGCTGTAGTTTTAGTGAAGAaatgagaacagcttgttggTTCACTCATGGAC
It contains:
- the LOC141006732 gene encoding uncharacterized protein translates to MKRLFNRRGYEERVFESLHLKLKDLKEKAKGLKSKYLFKENIPACPRPEFHVSHLKHDTDRVGLRGIWRDDGFRNPHGGSLLWWSLAVGPDDITSAERRLLETTYPDRTEEQVQMQQSFLGKFATSPAFSERSRLGSYRFTFPLEEVLEAYSQQFCSDAQPVMRVYETILYKQEVEYVVLVHSPANQEQFSDRPLLTDDPNSVCSYRDGCFIWRPEAMCKTHRCELVLNPDEQQMEVRDVGPYPEYYVWDNVAVALHVDREVLNFDSARLRQNLRYCDKAEAPIVKSWEFETFPQAAESVRKLWPDVSSPLERAEPLNECLSSVEHEDVQKLQQ